In Leptolyngbya sp. NIES-2104, the genomic window TCCGGCTAGAAGAATGCAGGATTTTACTTGAGCGGACGCGATCGGAGATTGATAATGAATCGGCTTTAAGGCTTGTCCTTGAATCGCTAACGGTGCAAGTGAATTCTGTTTGCGTCCCCAAATCTGGGCACCCATTTGCTGTAGTGGCTTGACCACACGGGACATCGGACGCGATCGCAGTGATCCATCTCCGGTCACGGTAAAAAAGCGATCGGGATGCGAAGCTAAAATTCCCAGCATCAGTCGCAAAGTCGTTCCAGAATTACCCGCATCGAGAACGGTCACAGGCTCATTTAAATTCCCCAGTCCAATGCCTCTGACGCGAACTTCTTCGGTGTTCAATTCCGAGATTTCCGCTCCCATTGCCCGAAAACAACTGGCAGTACTGCGCGGATCTTCGCCTAACAATAACCCTTGAACGATCGTTTCGCCCTGTGCCAACGCGCCTAGCATCAATGCTCGATGTGAAATCGATTTGTCTCCAGGAATGCGAATGCGACCTTGCAGCGATATACCGCCCGCAGGAGGCTGAATCACTAAATCATGGTGAGTATCGACCACACGAAGCGCAACGGCAGAAGACATATCAATGGCATAAATCGACCTCGTTATCCTACCATTGCACGAGTCGATATCAATCTAGGGTCAACTGTCCTAAATGCTCTAAAACTCTCAGAACTTCAGATAAATTGTTGCGATATTGCGATCGTGTTGCAAATAAATCTGAGATTCCGTACTGTTGGTCTTGAACTTTCACAAACAGATAACTGATGCCGTTCATCACCATTCCATAAAGTGGTTTTTCTCGAACCGGAGCGCCTGCCATATAAGCCAGCGTTTGAGGTAGCACCAATTCCAAATCAAATGTTGTCTTTTTCGATTCAATTAAAACCACCCACAATCTGTTTTGTAAAACTAAAGCATCAATCCGTCCGGTTAGAATTTCATCATTGTCTCCGAGCGCTTCAATCCGAACAGAAACTTCTGCTCTAAATTTGTAGGGAGCTTGATAGAATCCAGCAAGTTCTAATAAAGGCGAGAGCACAACCATTTTGATTGTTTCTTCTAACAAAATCCCGTCTGATATTTGATACAAATAGTTCTGCCGAATTTGCTCTAATCTTGTCTGAACTGCCTCGCTCAATGGCGGCAAATCGTTGAGCCATTCTGTGAAAAATGCTGGATTTGCGCTCAAGGTCAGTCCCAATTTCTCTTCAACTTGGCGGAACGTAGTAATGCTTTCCGAAATTGCTAGAACGTTGACCATTGTGTGCTTTGAATGAATTACTTTAGTATACGATCGCTAAAAGAAATCAGGCATCCAGGGATTAGAACTGGCAAAGATTCGCGCCGCTGTTTGAATCGCTTCGGGTGTTCCTGTGAGGAGTGATATTTGTGCTAATTGTTCGACGGTGAAAAGACCTGTGTAGAGTGGAGACAGCGATCGGATTTCAAGCTGTAGTTCTCCGCGTCCGCCTGATGTCACGATGCCGCGCCCGTTTTCGACCGTCAGAATGAACTTGCCTTGATTGTTTGGCAGGATTGAATCTTGAATGTCTAAGTGAAGTTCAGCATTGATATTTGGATAGTTTCGATGTTGGAGTGCGTGTTGCAGGTGAACAATTCGCAGTAACCAGCATCGAAGCCATTTCAGTTTTGCGGTTTGATCCGGTAAACATAAGCTCAGTGCATCAACGGGTGAGCTTTTCCATTCGATGCGCTCGACTTGCGATCGATGATTTGCCAAGAATGTCCAGAACTGTCTCACCGCTGCCGCAGTTTGTAACACCCAGTCTCTGACAATAATGCTGTCTTGCTCCTGATGAAAAATGATGTAGCCTTCATCGCCGAACTGATACGCATAAGTTCGTGGATTTGATTGTTTGATCGCTTCCCAGATGGCTGAATTGCGATCGAGAAATCCATGATTATTCGGCGCTTGCTGCTTGTATAGTTGCTCAAATAGATCTGAATCTAAATCTAGCGATCGCACTTCTAATGTGTGTTTCTGACTTTGAATGGTATCAGTTGAAACTTCCCAACTACAGAGCGCTCCAGCTTGCTCGTAGCCTGCTTTTCGGTACAATGGCTGAGCCGCAGAAAATAGAACAGAAATCGGTACTTCTTGGGTGTAGAGTTCTTCGAGAACGGATTTCATTAGTGCGATCGCGCTCCCTTTCCCCCGATATTCCGGTGCAATTCCAACACCCGCGATACCGACCATCGGAATGTTAACGCCGTTGTACCATTGCCCCAACGACAACAATCCTAATCCGCCCGCGACTTGACCTTCGCTTTTCAAAATCCGAGTGTTTTCAATGCCAATACGATTAAGAAATACAGGTTCACCCGGAGCATTAAAACATTGAACAAGAATGTTTCCGAGTTGTTTTAGCTCTTCTGGATGCTGAGGTTTGTGGTAAGTAAACATTATTGAATTGTGACGAGGAGTTGCTGAGCCGTTTTGATTTGTTCGGGGCTAAACGCTGCTTTAGAAAGATAGTTTAATGAAGCGCGATCGCCATATCTCGGATCAACATTGATCGCTTGCTGAAAAATTTGTTTTGCAGAAACTCGATCGCCTTGTCCCTGATACGCGATCGCGAGTGCAATCCAAGGATGCGGATTGTTCGGCTCTAGTTCTGCTGCCCGTTTCCCAGATTCAACCGCCCAGTCATACATGGCTAATCGTTCATACGCCAAGCTCAAGTTGAAGAACGGAATTTCATTGTTTCGATCGAGCATCGTTGACCAAGTATGTGCCGCAACCGCATTGATCAAATCTCCATTGACTAAGTAAGCGATTCCCAGTGCATTAAAGGTTTCAATGTTGAACGGATTGTAGGGAATCGTGCCTTGCAGAACACCGATCGCTTCTTGGCGACGGTTTGCTAAGTGCAAAGTCCAACCGAGTCCAAGGCGACCGGAAAGGTTTTTTTCATCGAGCTTGACGGCTTTTTGAAACGCACCGATCGCTTGCGGAAATTGATCTTGAGCACGATACTGAATTCCCTGCTGGCGATAGTCTGCGGCAGATTGAGCGAGTGTAGATTTCGCTGTACTAACGATCAATGCAAGCGCGAATAGAACATTAAAAAGACGCATAGAGATTAAAGGGCATTGATTTGAGCCGCGATCGCGTCGGGCGTGTTGGCTGATTCTACAACGATTAGATATCCGGTCGGTTTCGCTCCGAGCCGACTTAATAAATCGGGCATCTGCGCGAATTGGACTCGTCCGGTGCTGTCATAGAGTTCGAGCGCAGAAAGACAGCCGATCGCAGGATTCCACCCTTCACTCTGGGGATAGCGTTGATTGTTGGTGAAGAACTTCGGATCTTCTCCGCTGCCATGAATTCTAAATTCACTCCGCCCAAACAATCCTGCCCAATAGCTCGCCTGAATCGGGAAATATTCCCGCCAACTTGGAGGTAGTAATGTTTTATAACCATCGAGCTTTCCGGTCAGTGTTCCTCTGCGTCCGGGGATGAATTCTTTTACTCCAGGTTCTAGCGGTGCAAAGAGTTGTACTAAGGAATAAAATCCATAAGCTCGAAAGTAGTCTGTGTCTGGTTGGGGAATGGTTCCCTCGATGCGATAAATTCCTTGAGGCGTGTAGCCGCGTGAGAAATTCCAAGAGAGATTATGCAGCGATCGCGTTAATAATGGCATCGACCAGGGTTGCCCATTATTTTTTACAAATCGCCCGGTACGATCGCGCAGAAAAGCGGTGCAGAGTTCAGAACGATCGCGCTGACAAAAGACGTAAAGCTGTTGTTGATTCGGTACGATCGTCCAGGTTAATAAGTCTCTAATCGGTGGCGTTTGCGCTGCTGTTGTGAGTTCTTTAATCGTGGTGTAGAGACTGACATTCTCAGACCATTTCGGAAAGCGTTGTGCAATTTGGTCGATCCACTGTTGCTGTTGAATCACAGTTGCGCCACCTTTTGATAGAGCAGACAGCGACATCGCGACCCAGCGAGAATTTGAACTTTGAGCGATCGTTTGAATGAATGGCTGCTGCAAATCTGGTGTCGGATTGCTCAGATAGAGTTGTGTCGCGATTTGGAGTGCCATCTCCACGGTGCGAGATTGAGCGGGCGTGAGTTTTTGTGGAGTGAGCGTGAGAATTTGAGCGATCGCGGTTCGCACGTAGGCATCTTGGGGTTCGATGACAGCGGTTGCCCATAAAAGTTGTCGCCAGTGGCGTTCGTTCTGATCCGCGATCGGGTATCGAGTGAGATCGTAAGCAGCGGGAGAAATCAGACGAAGTTGATCTTGGCGTTGACGAATTCGCGCTTCGGCAGTTGCTAAAGGAATCGGACTACTCGCAGCAGAAGTGCCAAGAAGACCACTGAGAAGCAGAGAGAAGCTTGCGATGAGAAGATGCTTACGGTTCATATGAGTCTTGAGAGATTTCACACTGCTAATTCTTCACAAATACGATCGAACGCCGCTACCGGATCATCCGCCGCCGTAATCGGTCGCCCAATCACCAGATACGATGCGCCCGCCCCAATTGCCTGTTTCGGGGTCATAATCCGCTGTTGATCTCCCGCCGCCGCCCAACTCGGACGCACACCCGG contains:
- the eis gene encoding enhanced intracellular survival protein Eis, whose amino-acid sequence is MFTYHKPQHPEELKQLGNILVQCFNAPGEPVFLNRIGIENTRILKSEGQVAGGLGLLSLGQWYNGVNIPMVGIAGVGIAPEYRGKGSAIALMKSVLEELYTQEVPISVLFSAAQPLYRKAGYEQAGALCSWEVSTDTIQSQKHTLEVRSLDLDSDLFEQLYKQQAPNNHGFLDRNSAIWEAIKQSNPRTYAYQFGDEGYIIFHQEQDSIIVRDWVLQTAAAVRQFWTFLANHRSQVERIEWKSSPVDALSLCLPDQTAKLKWLRCWLLRIVHLQHALQHRNYPNINAELHLDIQDSILPNNQGKFILTVENGRGIVTSGGRGELQLEIRSLSPLYTGLFTVEQLAQISLLTGTPEAIQTAARIFASSNPWMPDFF
- a CDS encoding tetratricopeptide repeat protein; the encoded protein is MRLFNVLFALALIVSTAKSTLAQSAADYRQQGIQYRAQDQFPQAIGAFQKAVKLDEKNLSGRLGLGWTLHLANRRQEAIGVLQGTIPYNPFNIETFNALGIAYLVNGDLINAVAAHTWSTMLDRNNEIPFFNLSLAYERLAMYDWAVESGKRAAELEPNNPHPWIALAIAYQGQGDRVSAKQIFQQAINVDPRYGDRASLNYLSKAAFSPEQIKTAQQLLVTIQ